The Myxococcota bacterium genome contains a region encoding:
- a CDS encoding aconitate hydratase, translated as MPSIETTPALVESVYRTLAKNVETARDRKDRPLTYAEKVFLGHLADPEGEDLDPGQSYVGLRPDRVAMQDATAQMAVLQFMLAGKDETAVPSTVHCDHLIQAYVGAAQDMETARTTNQEVYDFLKGASARYGIGFWGPGAGIIHQVVLEQYAFPGGMMIGTDSHTPNAGGLGMFACGVGGADAVDVMAGFPWEVLYPKLVGVRLTGSLSGWAAPKDVILKVCEILTVKGGTNRVIEYFGPGTASISCTGKGTITNMGAELGATTSIFPYDERMATYLKATGREEIADLANRHAELLRADPEIEADPGRFFDEVVEIDLSTLEPHIVGPHTPDLARPVSQMAADVRSNGYPPALTSALIGSCTNSSYEDLERAADVARQAREAGAKAKTKLWVTPGSEQIHLTIQRDGQMEDFDEIGGLVLANACGPCIGQWKRDDIAEGEENSIINSYNRNFKKRNDGNTGTSSFIASPEIVVAYALAGTLEFNPLTDEIDYEGTKYTLEPPAPAPEIPRDGFVSSRAGYADPPAGGAPDVSVSPTSERLQLLEPFAAWDGQDIQGVPLLLKAKGKCTTDHISPAGKWLKFRGHLENISDNMFSGAINAFTDEAGLGKNPLTGDGGKTFAEIAKHIRGAGSRWIAVGDENYGEGSSREHAAMSPRLLGAAAVLVRSFARIAETNLKKQGVLPLTFANAADYEKVQEGDRLSVKGLAALAPGQPVTVVLHHADGSEDEFAADHTLNEEQIEWFQAGSALNLLRSQ; from the coding sequence ATGCCGTCGATCGAGACCACGCCCGCCCTCGTCGAAAGCGTCTATCGGACGCTCGCCAAGAACGTCGAGACGGCGCGCGACCGCAAGGACCGCCCGCTGACCTACGCCGAGAAGGTCTTCCTCGGCCACCTCGCCGATCCCGAGGGCGAGGACCTCGACCCGGGCCAGAGCTACGTCGGTCTGCGCCCCGATCGCGTGGCGATGCAGGATGCCACCGCCCAGATGGCGGTCTTGCAGTTCATGCTCGCCGGCAAGGACGAGACTGCCGTCCCCTCCACGGTGCACTGCGACCACCTGATCCAAGCCTACGTCGGTGCCGCCCAGGACATGGAGACGGCGAGGACGACGAACCAGGAGGTCTACGACTTCCTGAAGGGCGCCTCCGCGCGCTACGGCATCGGCTTCTGGGGACCGGGCGCGGGGATCATCCACCAGGTCGTGCTCGAGCAGTACGCCTTCCCCGGCGGCATGATGATCGGCACCGACTCGCACACGCCGAATGCGGGCGGCCTCGGCATGTTTGCGTGTGGCGTCGGCGGTGCCGACGCCGTCGACGTGATGGCCGGCTTCCCGTGGGAGGTGCTCTACCCGAAGCTCGTCGGCGTGCGTCTGACCGGCAGCCTCAGCGGTTGGGCCGCGCCGAAGGATGTGATCCTCAAGGTATGCGAGATCCTCACCGTGAAGGGCGGCACCAACCGGGTCATCGAGTACTTCGGGCCGGGCACCGCTTCGATCAGCTGCACCGGCAAGGGGACGATCACGAACATGGGTGCCGAGCTCGGCGCCACCACGTCGATCTTCCCCTATGACGAGCGCATGGCGACCTACCTGAAGGCGACCGGTCGCGAGGAGATCGCCGACCTGGCGAACCGACACGCTGAGCTGCTGCGCGCGGATCCGGAGATCGAAGCCGATCCCGGGCGCTTCTTCGACGAGGTGGTCGAGATCGACCTCTCGACCCTCGAGCCCCACATCGTCGGGCCCCACACGCCGGATCTCGCGCGTCCGGTTTCCCAGATGGCGGCCGACGTCCGCTCGAACGGGTATCCGCCGGCGCTCACCTCGGCCCTGATCGGCAGCTGCACCAACTCCTCCTACGAGGATCTCGAACGCGCCGCGGACGTGGCGCGACAGGCGCGCGAGGCCGGCGCGAAGGCGAAGACGAAGCTGTGGGTGACGCCCGGCTCTGAACAGATCCACCTGACCATCCAGCGTGACGGTCAGATGGAGGACTTCGACGAGATCGGCGGACTCGTGCTCGCGAATGCCTGCGGCCCCTGCATCGGTCAGTGGAAGCGCGACGACATCGCCGAGGGCGAAGAGAACTCGATCATCAACTCGTACAACCGCAACTTCAAGAAGCGCAACGACGGCAACACCGGCACGTCGTCCTTCATCGCGAGCCCAGAGATCGTGGTGGCCTACGCCCTGGCGGGCACCCTCGAGTTCAACCCGCTCACCGACGAGATCGACTACGAGGGCACGAAGTACACCCTCGAGCCGCCGGCTCCTGCCCCCGAGATTCCGCGCGACGGCTTCGTATCGAGCCGTGCCGGCTACGCCGATCCGCCGGCGGGAGGTGCACCGGACGTGTCGGTGAGCCCGACCTCCGAACGCCTCCAGCTCCTCGAGCCGTTCGCGGCGTGGGACGGCCAGGACATCCAGGGCGTTCCGCTCCTGCTCAAGGCGAAGGGGAAGTGCACGACCGACCACATCTCGCCAGCTGGGAAGTGGCTCAAGTTCCGGGGCCACCTCGAGAACATCAGCGACAACATGTTCTCCGGCGCGATCAATGCCTTCACCGACGAAGCGGGCCTCGGCAAGAATCCGCTCACCGGCGATGGCGGCAAGACCTTCGCGGAGATCGCGAAGCACATTCGTGGCGCGGGCAGTCGCTGGATCGCGGTGGGCGACGAGAACTACGGCGAAGGGTCGAGCCGCGAGCACGCGGCGATGTCGCCGCGCCTGCTCGGGGCCGCCGCCGTGCTGGTGCGCAGCTTCGCGCGCATCGCCGAGACGAATCTCAAGAAGCAGGGCGTCCTGCCGCTCACCTTCGCGAACGCCGCCGACTACGAGAAGGTGCAGGAAGGCGATCGCCTCAGCGTAAAGGGTCTCGCGGCCCTGGCCCCGGGCCAGCCCGTGACCGTCGTGCTGCACCACGCCGACGGCAGCGAAGACGAGTTCGCGGCCGACCACACGCTGAACGAAGAGCAGATCGAGTGGTTCCAGGCGGGCTCGGCCCTGAATCTGCTGCGCAGCCAATAG